The Acidimicrobiales bacterium sequence GGCTGATCCGGTCATGCCGATGATGGTACGGCGAGCCGTGGCGCCTGCCCCGTCCGCGCGCCATGATGAACGCGTGGACGGCATCCACGACCTGGGGGGTATGGACGGATTCGGTCCGGTCGACTGGCGGGCGGAAGAGCCGGTGTTCTCGCAGGACTGGGAACGCCGGGCCCGTGGCCTCGTCTACGCGGTGGTCCTCCACGTCGAGAACCCGACGACGTCGTTGTTCCGCCACGCCATCGAGCGCATCGACCCCGCCGACTACCTCGCCTCCACCTACTACGAGCACTGGCTGGCCGCTGCCGCCTCTCTGGCGGTCGAGGCAGGCCTGGTCGGGCTGGGCGAGCTGGAGGAGCGCAGCGGAGGTCGCTTCCCGGTGGCACGGCCCGTCCGGCCGAACACCCAGGTGGAGGGACCGGTGCCCCCGACCGGTCGCTTCGGCGTAGGCGACCGGGTGAGGGTCCGTGATTTCCACCCCCGAGGCCATACCCGCTGCCCCCGTTACGTCCGGGGCCGATCTGGCGTCGTCGTTCGAGCCGACACCGCCGCATCCGTGCCCGATGTCGAGGCACACTCCGCCGACCGGCGGGCAGAGGCCGTCTATTCGGTCGGGTTCGACGCGTACGAATTGTGGCGTGACGCTCAGCCCGGGGTGCGCGTCCATGTGGATGTGTGGGACAGCTATCTCGAAGCGGCGCGGTGACGGGTCACCACCCCCGTCCGGTCGCGCCGATCGAGCGCCGGGTCGCAGCTCTCGAGGCCCTGCTCACGGAGCGGGGACTGGTCCCGGAAGGGTTCATCGAAGAGGTCAGCCGCCGGTACGAGACCGAGATCGGCCCGATGAACGGAGCCGCTGTCGTCGCCCGGGCGTGGGTCGACCCCGACTACCGGGACCGTCTGCTGGCCGACGGGACCTCGGCCGTGGCCGAGCTCGGCTTCGGGGGCGACGAGGGGCACCACATGGTGGTCGTCGCAAACACCTCGACGGTCCACAACGTCGTGGTGTGCACGTTGTGCTCCTGCTACCCGTGGCCGGTCCTCGGGCTACCGCCGGCGTGGTACAAGGATCCGCCCTACCGGGCCCGCATGGTGCGAGAGCCGCGCACGGTATTGGCCGAGATGGGATGCGTCCTGGAGGACGATGTCGAGATCCGGGTCTGGGACAGCTCGGCCGAGGCCCGCTACCTGGTGCTCCCCCAGCGGCCTGACGGCAGCGAGCATCTCGCTGAGGAGGAGCTGGCCGCCCTCGTGACCCGCGACGCCATGATCGGCGTAAGTCGGCCGTGATCTACGACGGTCCGGCTGCGCCCCCCCGGCGCAACGGGGAGTTGGCCTTCGAAGAGCCGTGGCAGGCCCGGCTCTTCGGGCTCGCGGCCGCCGTCGTCGAGACCCGGTTCGGTGGCGACCGGGAGCCGTTCCGGCGCCGGCTCATCCAAGAGGTCGGCGATCGCCCCGACCGGCCCTACTGGGAGAGCTGGCTGGCTGCCCTGGAGGGCCTGCTCGAGGTTGAAGGCCTCGATCGTCAGCCGCTGCGCCCCTGATTTTCCGTTGGTACAGTGACCGGTCGTGGCGGTTACCGCTCAACTGGAGCTGTCCGACCTCGAGCCTTACCGGCGGGAACTGACGGGCTACTGCTACCGCATGCTCGGTTCCGGCTTCGAGGCCGAGGATGCGGTTCAGGAGACGATGATCAAGGCGCTCCGGGCCGCGGCTGGATTCGAGGGCCGTTCGAGCGTCCGCTCGTGGCTCTACCGCATCGCCAGCAACGTGTGCATCGACATGACCCGCCAGGTTCAGCGCCGGGCCCGGCCGATGGAGATGGGTCCGGCCTCCCCGCCGGACGAATCGTTCCTCGGGCCCTTACGCCCCGAGGCGCCGTGGGTCACCCCGATCGCCGACGGGAAGGTCGTCGACGTGACCGGGGACCCGGCGGAGCTGGCCGTGCAGAAGGAATCCGTACGGCTCGCCTTCGTCGCCGCCCTGCAGCACCTCCCCGCCCGCCAGCGGGCGGCCCTGGTTCTGTGCGACGTGTTGAGCTGGTCGGCCGCCGACGCCGCTGAACTGCTCGAAACGACCACGGCAGCCGTCAACAGTGCCCTGCAGCGGGCCCGAGCGACGCTCACACAGTTGCCCGACGGAGGTCGACCGCGACCTCTCGACACCGACACGGCCGGACTCCTCGAGCGTTACGTCGACGCCTTCGAGCGCTACGACATGGACGCCCTGGCCAAGCTGCTGCACGATGACGCCTACCAGTCGATGCCGCCGTTCGAGATGTGGATCAGGGGAGCGGAGAACATCACCACCTGGATGGTCCAGCCCGGGCCTTCCGCCTGCCGAGGCTCGAGGCTCTTCCCGCTCGGTGAGGTCAACGGATGCCCGGCATTTGCCCAGTACAAGCCCGATCCCGCCGGGGGCATGCAGCCGTGGGGGATCCAGGTGCTCGAGATCTCGGGCGGGAAGATCGCAGAGCTCTCGATCTTCCTGGATCCTCTGGATCCTGAGCGCCTGTTTCCCTCATTCGGCCTCCCAGGCCACCTCGAGTCTTGACCCACTAGGCTTCATTTCGCTCCGGTGAGCCCGGGGTGACGTTCCGTCAGCGAAGTCCGGTGGAATCCCGGCACTGTCCCGCAACGGTAAGGCCCCTCGACGGGGACGAGTCCGGCCGCCTGTCGGGTGTCGACGTGACCAGTCCCTCGGAGCAAGGGCGGTGCGTCCCCGTAGCGGCACGAGCCGGTCGGGGCCACTTCACCTTCGAGGCGGAAGGAGGAGTGGGTGCCGCAGGCGAAAGGGCGGTTCGGGTCGGTCCGCCTGGGTCTGAACGCGGCAGAGCGTGGCCGGCTCGGCCTGATGGCCGTGTCCGTGCTTGCGCTCAACGCGACGGGCTGGGGCACCTTCATATTCGCCATCGCCCCCCGCCACCTCCACTACAAGGGCCTTGGCATCGGCCTGGGGGTGGCCCTCACGGCATGGACACTGGGCGCACGCCACGGGTTCGACGCCGACCACATCTCCGCCATCGACAACACGACCCGCAAGCTGATGGCCGACGGCGGCCGTCCGCTGGGCACGGGGTTCTTCTTCGCCCTCGGTCACTCGTCGGTCATCGTCGTGGTCGGCGCGGCTCTGTGCGTGGCCGCCCATGCCGTCTTCGGGGCTGTCGTTGATCCGTCGTCGGCGTTCGAGACCACCGGGGGCCTGATCGGAACCTCGCTGGCGGCCGGGTTCCTCTACCTGATCGCCGCCCTCAACCTGGTCGTGCTGGCGGGGATCGTGAAGGTGTTCCGCCAGATGCGACAGGGTCTGTTCGACGAGACCGAACTGGAGCGTCAACTCCAGGCCCGGGGCCTGATATACCGGTTCTTCGGCAGGTTCATGGGCTCGATAACCAAGAGCTGGCACATGTTCTTCGTGGGCGCCGTCTTCGGAATCGGGTTCGACACCGCCACGGAGGTCCTGCTGCTGGCGGCCACGGCCACCGCGGCCACCCAGGGGTTGCCCTGGTACGCCGTGTTGTCCCTGCCGTTCCTGTTCGCCGGAGGCCTCACGATCTTCGACACTCTCGACGGGTTGTTTATGAACTTCGCCTACGGGTGGGCCTTCGCCCGGCCCGTCCGGAAGGTGTACTACAACATCGTGATCACCGGGCTGTCGATCGCCGTAGCCCTGCTCGTGGGCACCATCGAGATCGCCGGCATTCTCTCGGACCGGCTCAACCTGCGCGGGGGAGTCTGGGACGTGATCGGCAACTTCGACATCAACGAGGCCGGTTACCTCGTCGTCGGCCTCTTCATCGCCGTGTGGCTCGTGGCCGTCACCTACTGGAGAGTCGCCCGGGTCGAGACCCGGTGGGCCGCCGCGACCGTCCAGAAAACCGGCTGAGCGGGGAGCCGGTCGGCCCTTGACAGCGGTCAATCCCGCCGCATCGTGCCGGGATCGTTGCCGGTCCCGTGTCGGAGCATCTTCCCGGTAGGGCCCGGCAAGGCCGACGGCCTGTTCCGCTGCCTCGCCGGTCATGGCTACCGGACCGTCGTCTCCTACCAGCCGGCCGGCCGGTACTGGGTGTTCCAGGGCATCGAGTCCGCCATCTTCGTGGCCCTGGCCGGGCTACTGATCCTGTTGGCCGTCCGCCTGGTGGTGCGCCGGGACGCCTGAGGGGAAACACCTGGCGGACAGCCGCTAGCGGGAGGAACGATCAGCGCCATGGAGAGGCAGCTGTCCGGGGACGGCCTGACCCTGCGGCTGTGGCAGGCGGGGGACCAAGAGGCGCTCCTGGCGATCATCGATGCGTCCCGTGAGCAGTTCGGCGCCTGGCTCCCGAATGCCCTGACCGACCTGGCCGATCTGTCGGCGTTCCTCGGCCACGTTGCCTCGACCCACCGTGAGCAAACCGCCTGGTTCTACGCAATCGAGGACGGCGGCGAGCCCGTGGGGCAGTGCAGCCTGCACGATCGAGGGGGCGGGGAGGCCGAGATCGGCTACTGGGTCCGCACCGATCGCACCGGTCGGGGCCTCGCGACCCGGGCCGTCCTGGCCGTCGCCGCCGCCGCCCTGGCCCACGGGTACGACCGGCTGGTCATCCAGTGCGACGAAGGGAACCGGCGCAGCGCATCAGTGGCTTGCAAGGCGGGCTTCGTTCACGTGGCGACGGTGGACCTCGATCCCGGTCTGCCCCGGACCCCGGCGCAGACCGGCCGGGAGATGACCTGGGTCAGGGCGAGAAACTTCTTGCATTGCTAGTGCAACTTTCCTTACGATGGCGGCAGTGTCCGCGACTGTGCTCGACGGCCGGGTGGCGCGGGGGGAGCGGACCAGGCGGAGGGTGGCCGAGGGCCTCGTGGCCCTCCTCGAGGCCGGCGTGGCCGAGCCGACGGCCCGGCAGGTGGCGGAGCGGGCCGGGGTGTCCCTGCGCATCGTCTTCCACCACTACGAGGACATGGAGCAGGTGCTGCGCGCCGCCGTGGCCATACAGGCCGAGCGGCACTGGAGCCGGGCGCGACCGGTCGATCCGTCTCTGCCCCTCGCCGAGCGGGTCAGCCGGCTGGTCCGGCAACGGGGCGCGCTGTTCGATGCCATCGCCCCCGTGCGCCGGGCGGCCGGGCGGGTCGAGCACCGCTCGCCCACCGTGGCCGCAGAGCTGGGTCGGTCCCGTAAAGGTCTGCGCCGCGAGCTCGAGGAGGTGTTCGGTCCGGAGCTGATTGCCGACCGGGCCGACCGGGCCGGTCGGGTCGAGCTGCTCGATGCACTCGATGTGGCCGCCGGATGGGACGCTTGGGACCAGCTCCGCCACCGGCAGGGCCAGGCCGCGTCCGGCGCGAGGAGGGTGGTGGCCCGGATGCTGACCGCTCTGCTCGACGCACCCGAGCCGGTGCCGCTCCAGGAGCCGCACGAATCCGTTGTGACCAGGTCCCGAGGAGGAACCACCCCGTGAAAGTCCTGCGCACCCCCGACGAGCGCTTCTCCGGCCTCCCCGGCTATCCGTTCGCACCGCACTACGTCGAAGTGCCGGCGGGAGACGGGACCGCCTCGTTGCGGATCCATCATCTGGACGAGGGTGATCCGGCCGCGGGGGAGACGGTGGTCCTCATGCATGGAGAGCCGTCCTGGAGCTTCCTGTACCGCCGGATGGTCCGGCCTCTCACCGACGCCGGCTTCCGGGTGGTGGTGCCCGACCTCGTCGGGTTCGGGCGCTCCGACAAGCTGGCGGGCCGGAGCGACTACACCTACGCCCGCCACGTCGAGTGGATGCGGTCCGCCTTGTTCGACGCCCTCGCCCTGTCGAACGTCACCGTCGTGGGCCAGGACTGGGGCGGCCTGGTGGGCCTGCGTCTGGTGGCCGAGCATCCCGAGCGCTTCCGGAGGGTCGTGGCGGCCAACACCGGCCTGCCAACCGGGGACACGCCGATGGGTGAGGCCTTCATGTCCTGGCAGCGGTTCTCCCAGGAGGCGCCCGAGCTGCCGGTCGCGGGAATAGTCGGTTCCGGCTGCACGACCAAGCTGACTCCCGAGGTGCTGGGTGCCTACGACGCCCCGTTCCCCGACGAGTCCTACAAGGAGGGGGCGCGCCAGTTCCCGATCCTGGTGCCGACCAGCCCCGACGACCCGGCCGCCGCCGCCAACCGCCGGGCGTGGGAGGCCCTGGAGTCCTTCGACAAGCCCTTCCTGTGCGCCTACAGCGATGCCGATCCGATAACCCGCGGTGCCGACCAGCTGTTCCTCGAGCGGGTGCCGGGTACCAAGGGCCAGAGCCACCAGACGATCAGTGGCGGGGGCCACTTCCTCCAGGAGGACCGCGGCCCGGAGCTGGCCGCGGCCGTCATCGACTTCGTCCGCGCCAACCCGGGGAGCTGACCGCCATGGGCCGCAAGATCCTGTTCGTGACAACCGACCAGCAGCGCTACGACAGCCTGGGCTGCAACGGCGGGACGGTGGCCCGTACGCCGGTGCTGGACCGCCTGGCCCGGGACGGCATCAACTACCGGCGGGCCATGAACCAGAACGTGGTCTGCATGCCGGCTCGGTCCACGATCCTCACCGGGCAGCACGTCCGGACCCACGGGGTGTACGCCAACGGTGTGCCCCTGCCGGCCGACGCTCCGAGCATCGCCGCCTACCTGAACGGTCATGGATACCGCACGGCTCTCCTGGGCAAGGCCCACTTCGAGCCCGGGATGGACCTCGAGGGGCGCTGGCCCGAGAACCGGCTCGCCCGCGAGGACAGCACCGGGCCCCACCGCGGCTTCGACCACCTGGAGCTGGCCATGCACGGGCCCCTGCCCCTGTGGCACTACGGGAAGTGGCTGATCGAGCAGCCCGGCCACTGGGAGCGGACCTTCTACCAGCTGTTCAAGGGTGGACAGCTGAACGGGGAGCCCGGGGGGGACACCGGCGCTCCGCAGCTCACCGTCAATCAGGTGCCGCGGGACCTGTATCACACCGACTGGACGGCAGAGCGGGCCATCGCCTGGCTCAACAGTCTCGAGGCCGACGACGACTGGTTCTGCTGGGTCAGCTTCCCCGATCCGCACCATCCGTGGGACCCGCCCGCCTCCGAGCTGAAGCGGGTCGACTGGCGCGACCTCGACCTTCCTTCCGGCCATCCGGGCAGTGAGGAGGCCAGCCGGCGGATCCTCGAGGGAAAGCCCCGCCACTGGCTGGCGTACTACGACGGGTCCCACTCCAATCTGGAGGGGGGACCGCCGACGTTCGTGCCCGCCTCGATGACCCACGATCAGGTCCGCGAGGTGAACGCCTTCACCCACGTCGAGAACGAGCTCATCGACGAGGCCGTCGGGCGGATACTGGCGTGCGTGGAGTCCCGCGGCTGGGGGGCCGACACCGACGTCGTGTTCACCACCGACCATGGGGAGCTGCAAGGGGACTTCGGTCTGCTGTTCAAGGGTCCCTTCCATTGCGAGGCCCTGATGCACCTCCCGATGATCTGGCGACCGGCACCGTCGGCCGGGGTGGCCCCGGCGGAGGTGACCGAGCCCGTCGGCCAGCTCGACCTGGCCGCCACGTTCGCAGCCATCGCCGGGCTCGAGGTGCCCGAGTGGGTCCAGGGCTCGGTCCTGCCCACCGGTCCCGCCCCCGAGCGCGAACGGGTCATCACCGAATGGGACAGCCAGTTCCCGACGGAGGACCTGCACCTGCGGTCGATGTTCCGGGACGGTTGGCTAGTGACGGTCTACGAGCCCGGCGGCGGCTACGAAGGCACGGAAGGGGAGCTGTACGACCTGGCCGATGACCCGTTGCAGTGGACCAACATCTGGGACGATCCGGGCTACCGCGCCCGGCGTGCTGAGCTGGTCACGGACCTCCTCGACAACCTGCCGCCGGAGCGACCCGATCGACTGACGGTCGAGGCTCCGGTCTAGGCGGTCGGTCTCACCGGTTGGACTCGTTGTTCAGCCATTCACCCGCGACGAACGACAGAAACTCCGGTTGAGGACGGAAGCCGAGCGTCTGGTACAGGCGCCGGGCTTCGTCATCGTCGACCTGCAGCCCGATGTGCAGGCCGGGGACCTGATCGATCAGCCTGCCGACCAGTGCCGTGGCGATGCCCCGACGACGGTGGGTTCCCGCCGTCCACACGTCGATCAGGTAGGCGTTGCAGACCCCGTCGGACAGCAGGCGGGCCGTGCCCACCACGCGCTCACCGTCCCGAGCGACGGCCACATGCTGCGAGGCCTCGAACGAGCGCCGCAGAGCCGAAGGAGAGCGCCCGTTGTCGAAGTCGTCTGCGGTCAGGTCCGCCTTCAGGCGATCCCAGTCGACACCGGTGAGACTGCCGTCGATCGTCACAGCCCGATCCCCGCCGGGACGGCCTCCGTCTCCCGACCCCGGCATGGCCGATGAGCGCTACTTGCCCTTGGTGTTCAGAGCCACAGCCTCACGGACCAGCCCCTTCAGCGCCCGTTCGTTGATCTTGTCGCTCTCGCGGAAGTCGATGGCCCGCCGGACCTTCCCTTCGAGGCTGGAGTTGAACAGGCCGGAAGGATCGCTGAGAGAGGCGCCTTTGAAGAATGTCAGCTTGACCACCTCCTTGTACGACTCACCCGTGCAGATCCCACCGCTGTGGGACCACACCGGTGTTCCGGGGCTCGTGGCCTTGGCCCACTTCCACTCCTCGACCACCTCAGGGTCCGCGGCCTGGATGATTGCCCGCACCCGGCTGAGCGTCTTGCCGCGCCAGTCACCGAGCTCGGCGATCCTCTTGTCGATCAGCTCGGAGGCATTCGGGTTGTCATTGGCCATCTGCACTCCCCTGGAGAGCCTTCAGCGGCGCCTCGAGTCTGCCTCGGCGGGATCGCGAACTCTACCGAGAGGGGCCGGAGGACCGGTCGGACCGGTGGGCGGCCGCCGCCCTCGGGTGTCCCCCCACCCGGCCGGGGCGGGCGGGTGGCACCGAGATAATGACCGCTACTATGGTCCCGCAGCTGGGGGATGGCGCTGGGGGGGAAACGGGCGCTTGGGGGATCCACGTCGGGACGGGCAGGACAACGGAGCGCTCGGGGACGGCCCTGCCCCGGAGAGCACCAGCTCGCGCCTGGTCGAAGCCGCATCCGAGCTGTTCGCTGAGCGTGGGTACGAGCGGACCAGCACCCAGGACATAGCCCGGCGGGCGGGCCTGACGACCGGGGCCATCTATTCGAACTTCCGAGGAAAGCGGGAGCTGCTCCTTGCCGCCATCAGCCAGCCGGCGGAGGCGTTGAGGACGCAGGTCGGCGATGCCCGGAGGGCCGGGGCCACGGCCATCGACCTCATCCGGATCGGGTCCCACCGCCTGGTGTCGCAGCACGGCAGGCGCCAGCGATCGATCCTCGTCAACGCCCTCGTCCTCGCGTCCCGCGACTCGATCGTCGGCCAGAAGCTGCGCCAGGGCCTGACGAGGACGTTCCGGGACTTCGGCCGGCTGGTCAAGGAGGGACAGGCGGAGGGGTCGATCGATGCCGGGATCGATGTCGACGCCTACGTCCACTACGCCTACGCCCTCACCTTCGGGACCTACCTGCTGGAGACCGCCGGAATGCCCGCGCCCGACCAGGAGCGCTGGGACGCGCTGATGGACCGGCTCCTGACTGCACTGTCGACGCAACAGGAGCCGGTTGCCACGTAGCTGAAGCGTTGCCGCAAAGGGGGGGACATGATCTCGGGCGACGAGCAAGAGGAACGGATCATCGGGTCGGTGGACGATCCGGTGGCGCGGGGGACGCTGCGTATGGTCTTCCACTTCCGCCGCTATCTGCTGCTCTACGTCGTCGGGATCATCGGCGCCCTGGTCCTGATCCTGCTGCCGACGGTCGAGGGGGGATCCGGTCTGCCATCGGCGCAGGCGGGATCGACCGTGGCGAGCGGGACGGGACCGGGCGCCGCCGGCCAGGCCGGAGGGGCGGGGTCGGTGTCCGGCTCCGGGGCGCCCACCGCTTCTCCTGGCGCCGGCACACCGGGTCCCTCCGCCCTGGGCAGCGGCGCCGCGGCCCCAGGCGGAGGGACGGGCGGCGCCGGCGCGGGCGGAGGCGCGGCCGGGGCCGGCCCGGTGGGCACGGTAAGCGTGGGGACGGGCAAGACGGCCGGTGGATTCGCCTGCTCTGCGGGGGTGCCGCAGATCCCGTGGGCCACCTACGCCGCCCCGTGCGTCGCCAAGTTCACCGGCAACAACGGCGGCGCCACCGCGCCCGGTGTGACCGGCGGCACGATCACGATCGCCGTGCGGGTGGCCACCGACGCCCAGGGTGCCAACGCCCTCGAGGGACAGGCGGAGGCCGAGGCGGCCGGGGGAGTGGACGACAAGACCAACTGGCAGTACCTGCAGACTCTGACCAACTACTTCAACAAGACCTTCGAGCTGTACGGGCGCAAGGTGGTGTTCACCCAGTACAACGGCCAGGGGAACGGAACCAACGAGGCTCTGGGCCAGGACGAGGCGGCGGCCTGCGCCGACGCCGACCAGGCCGCCACCAGCGTGCACGCCTTCGGCCTCGGTGACTACAACGGGTTCCTCACCTCCTCCGAGCCTCTGGCCGACTGCGCCGCCCGCTACCACCTCTACATGCCGGAGGGGGCCGACTACTTCCCCGAGTCCTACTACCAGCAGTGGAACCCCTACATCTGGTCGCTGGCGATGAACTGCACCACGATCAACGACGGGGTCGAGGACTACGTGGCCAAGCAGCTGTACCCGTACCCGACCAAATGGGCGGGGATGGACGGCCTGACCAACCTCAAGGGGAAGCCCCGAAAGTTTGCCGTCTACGTGCCGAACAACGCCGGCTACCAGTCGTGCACGAACTACGGCAAGCAGCTCGGGGAGCAGAAGTACCACGAGTCGGCGAACCGCTACGACCAGTACAACTACGCCCTGGACATCTCGACGTTCCCCCAGGACGCCCAGAACGCCATGGTGAAGTTTGCCGCCAACCAGGACACCACGATCGTCCTGGCCTGCGACCCGCTGTCCCCGATCTTCATGACCCAGGACGCCACCAAGGAGAACTACTTCCCCGAGTGGATGCTGATCGGGGTGGCGCTCACCGACAGCGACAACCTGGCCCAGCTCTGGGACCAGCAGGCCATCAGCGGCCATCTCTTCGGGCTGAGTCAGGGGGGTGACGAGGCCGCTGCTCTGTCCCCGACCGGGGAGATCGCCAAGACATGGGAGGCGGCCAGCGGGCAGTCGAGCCTGGCCAATCCCGAGATCTACCTCGACTACATCTGGCTGATGGCGATGTTCGACCAGCTGCAGGCGGCCGGCCCCGACCTCACCATCCAGAGCCTGGCGGCCGGGACGAGGAAGCTGCCGGTCCTCGGCGGCCGCCACCCGGTGGCCGGGACCTGGAACTGGCAGACCCTGCACACGGCCATCGTCGATTCCCGGCAGGTCTACTGGGATGCCAACCGGAAATCGATCGCTGACAACAAGCAGGGGACGTACGTCCAGATCTACAGCGGCCAGCGGTTCCAGGCCGGGCAGTACCCGACGGGGCAGCCCCCGTACTATCCGTGAGGCCGCTCCGGGCCCTTGGCGGGGCCGCGGGCGTGGTGGCGCTGTGGGCGGTGCTGGCCGCCGCCCTCCCCCACGGGGCGCCCACGGGTATCGTCATCGCCGGGGTGGTGTTCGGGGCCATCAACGGACTGGTGGCGCTGTCCATCGTGCTGGTGTACCGGGCCAACCGCGTCTTCAACTTCGCTGCCGCCCAGTTCGGTGCGGTCGGCGCCATCATGGCCATCGAGCTGCACATCCA is a genomic window containing:
- a CDS encoding sigma-70 family RNA polymerase sigma factor; its protein translation is MAVTAQLELSDLEPYRRELTGYCYRMLGSGFEAEDAVQETMIKALRAAAGFEGRSSVRSWLYRIASNVCIDMTRQVQRRARPMEMGPASPPDESFLGPLRPEAPWVTPIADGKVVDVTGDPAELAVQKESVRLAFVAALQHLPARQRAALVLCDVLSWSAADAAELLETTTAAVNSALQRARATLTQLPDGGRPRPLDTDTAGLLERYVDAFERYDMDALAKLLHDDAYQSMPPFEMWIRGAENITTWMVQPGPSACRGSRLFPLGEVNGCPAFAQYKPDPAGGMQPWGIQVLEISGGKIAELSIFLDPLDPERLFPSFGLPGHLES
- a CDS encoding haloalkane dehalogenase, which produces MKVLRTPDERFSGLPGYPFAPHYVEVPAGDGTASLRIHHLDEGDPAAGETVVLMHGEPSWSFLYRRMVRPLTDAGFRVVVPDLVGFGRSDKLAGRSDYTYARHVEWMRSALFDALALSNVTVVGQDWGGLVGLRLVAEHPERFRRVVAANTGLPTGDTPMGEAFMSWQRFSQEAPELPVAGIVGSGCTTKLTPEVLGAYDAPFPDESYKEGARQFPILVPTSPDDPAAAANRRAWEALESFDKPFLCAYSDADPITRGADQLFLERVPGTKGQSHQTISGGGHFLQEDRGPELAAAVIDFVRANPGS
- a CDS encoding GNAT family N-acetyltransferase, yielding MTIDGSLTGVDWDRLKADLTADDFDNGRSPSALRRSFEASQHVAVARDGERVVGTARLLSDGVCNAYLIDVWTAGTHRRRGIATALVGRLIDQVPGLHIGLQVDDDEARRLYQTLGFRPQPEFLSFVAGEWLNNESNR
- the nthA gene encoding nitrile hydratase subunit alpha, with the translated sequence MTGHHPRPVAPIERRVAALEALLTERGLVPEGFIEEVSRRYETEIGPMNGAAVVARAWVDPDYRDRLLADGTSAVAELGFGGDEGHHMVVVANTSTVHNVVVCTLCSCYPWPVLGLPPAWYKDPPYRARMVREPRTVLAEMGCVLEDDVEIRVWDSSAEARYLVLPQRPDGSEHLAEEELAALVTRDAMIGVSRP
- the nthB gene encoding nitrile hydratase subunit beta, producing MDGIHDLGGMDGFGPVDWRAEEPVFSQDWERRARGLVYAVVLHVENPTTSLFRHAIERIDPADYLASTYYEHWLAAAASLAVEAGLVGLGELEERSGGRFPVARPVRPNTQVEGPVPPTGRFGVGDRVRVRDFHPRGHTRCPRYVRGRSGVVVRADTAASVPDVEAHSADRRAEAVYSVGFDAYELWRDAQPGVRVHVDVWDSYLEAAR
- a CDS encoding helix-turn-helix domain-containing protein yields the protein MGDPRRDGQDNGALGDGPAPESTSSRLVEAASELFAERGYERTSTQDIARRAGLTTGAIYSNFRGKRELLLAAISQPAEALRTQVGDARRAGATAIDLIRIGSHRLVSQHGRRQRSILVNALVLASRDSIVGQKLRQGLTRTFRDFGRLVKEGQAEGSIDAGIDVDAYVHYAYALTFGTYLLETAGMPAPDQERWDALMDRLLTALSTQQEPVAT
- a CDS encoding sulfatase-like hydrolase/transferase encodes the protein MGRKILFVTTDQQRYDSLGCNGGTVARTPVLDRLARDGINYRRAMNQNVVCMPARSTILTGQHVRTHGVYANGVPLPADAPSIAAYLNGHGYRTALLGKAHFEPGMDLEGRWPENRLAREDSTGPHRGFDHLELAMHGPLPLWHYGKWLIEQPGHWERTFYQLFKGGQLNGEPGGDTGAPQLTVNQVPRDLYHTDWTAERAIAWLNSLEADDDWFCWVSFPDPHHPWDPPASELKRVDWRDLDLPSGHPGSEEASRRILEGKPRHWLAYYDGSHSNLEGGPPTFVPASMTHDQVREVNAFTHVENELIDEAVGRILACVESRGWGADTDVVFTTDHGELQGDFGLLFKGPFHCEALMHLPMIWRPAPSAGVAPAEVTEPVGQLDLAATFAAIAGLEVPEWVQGSVLPTGPAPERERVITEWDSQFPTEDLHLRSMFRDGWLVTVYEPGGGYEGTEGELYDLADDPLQWTNIWDDPGYRARRAELVTDLLDNLPPERPDRLTVEAPV
- a CDS encoding GNAT family N-acetyltransferase — protein: MERQLSGDGLTLRLWQAGDQEALLAIIDASREQFGAWLPNALTDLADLSAFLGHVASTHREQTAWFYAIEDGGEPVGQCSLHDRGGGEAEIGYWVRTDRTGRGLATRAVLAVAAAALAHGYDRLVIQCDEGNRRSASVACKAGFVHVATVDLDPGLPRTPAQTGREMTWVRARNFLHC
- a CDS encoding DUF1801 domain-containing protein, with protein sequence MANDNPNASELIDKRIAELGDWRGKTLSRVRAIIQAADPEVVEEWKWAKATSPGTPVWSHSGGICTGESYKEVVKLTFFKGASLSDPSGLFNSSLEGKVRRAIDFRESDKINERALKGLVREAVALNTKGK
- a CDS encoding TetR/AcrR family transcriptional regulator, translated to MSATVLDGRVARGERTRRRVAEGLVALLEAGVAEPTARQVAERAGVSLRIVFHHYEDMEQVLRAAVAIQAERHWSRARPVDPSLPLAERVSRLVRQRGALFDAIAPVRRAAGRVEHRSPTVAAELGRSRKGLRRELEEVFGPELIADRADRAGRVELLDALDVAAGWDAWDQLRHRQGQAASGARRVVARMLTALLDAPEPVPLQEPHESVVTRSRGGTTP
- a CDS encoding HoxN/HupN/NixA family nickel/cobalt transporter; protein product: MAVSVLALNATGWGTFIFAIAPRHLHYKGLGIGLGVALTAWTLGARHGFDADHISAIDNTTRKLMADGGRPLGTGFFFALGHSSVIVVVGAALCVAAHAVFGAVVDPSSAFETTGGLIGTSLAAGFLYLIAALNLVVLAGIVKVFRQMRQGLFDETELERQLQARGLIYRFFGRFMGSITKSWHMFFVGAVFGIGFDTATEVLLLAATATAATQGLPWYAVLSLPFLFAGGLTIFDTLDGLFMNFAYGWAFARPVRKVYYNIVITGLSIAVALLVGTIEIAGILSDRLNLRGGVWDVIGNFDINEAGYLVVGLFIAVWLVAVTYWRVARVETRWAAATVQKTG